One genomic segment of Clostridiales bacterium includes these proteins:
- a CDS encoding ABC transporter permease yields the protein MNLKRNLLAGRAAFKISMKMYFRYPLNFILTFFDPVIWLTPFYFMGKSFSSSGTAAGFRSYTGNSDYIGFLVIGYMVTSYINTAFWSLGFSLKNEMMQGVLESNWSAPVNRINLLISKSLFQFVATTFENIITGVVCYFAFGFTINNNILKFLLYLIPGIIAMMGLGIAISALVLIAKDANSIIDFSSSVVSALSGGFFPIRVLPRAIFFVSMLIPLTYINDSSRAILINQTPVMPLKYQFIIIVASMFVFVIVGSGIFYAIEKKCREMGLLSTH from the coding sequence ATGAATCTTAAAAGAAATTTGCTGGCTGGAAGGGCGGCATTCAAGATAAGCATGAAAATGTATTTCAGGTATCCTTTGAATTTCATATTGACTTTTTTTGATCCTGTAATATGGCTTACGCCGTTTTATTTTATGGGAAAGAGTTTCAGCAGTTCCGGAACGGCCGCGGGTTTTAGAAGCTATACCGGGAATTCGGATTATATCGGTTTTTTGGTAATTGGCTATATGGTTACATCTTATATAAATACTGCTTTTTGGTCCCTTGGATTTTCACTCAAAAATGAGATGATGCAGGGAGTTTTAGAGTCTAATTGGAGTGCTCCGGTAAACAGGATCAACCTTCTTATAAGCAAGAGCCTCTTTCAGTTCGTAGCAACGACATTTGAAAATATTATTACCGGAGTGGTATGCTATTTTGCATTCGGGTTTACCATAAACAACAATATATTAAAGTTCCTTTTGTATTTGATACCAGGGATTATAGCGATGATGGGGCTTGGAATCGCAATATCGGCTCTTGTGCTTATAGCAAAGGATGCAAATTCGATCATCGATTTTTCGAGCTCGGTGGTTTCAGCACTTTCAGGCGGATTTTTCCCCATAAGGGTTCTTCCAAGGGCGATATTTTTTGTATCGATGCTTATTCCTTTAACATATATAAACGACAGCAGCAGGGCAATACTTATAAATCAGACGCCTGTAATGCCCCTTAAATACCAGTTTATAATAATAGTGGCTTCGATGTTTGTATTTGTCATAGTAGGGTCTGGAATTTTCTATGCAATTGAGAAAAAATGCAGGGAAATGGGACTTTTAAGTACACATTAA
- a CDS encoding ABC transporter permease, with amino-acid sequence MRRFRVVMAVAKKELAQMTRYPTWIIQFIVWPLIFPLIYILSAVGMAGPQKSGLAAFDSVAGTRNYMGFIVIGTMVWMWVNTVMWNFGTFLRDEQMRGTLESNWLCPIKKVDFLIGGASFSMIVSVLLTLVSVIEYRFVYGIHFTGSVLSWILSFSVMIPGVYGLGTMFASLVLWVKETGAAVQLVRGSIMILCGITFPAAIMPGWMQFIAKFMPFTFGISATRTIMINGGSILDALADMLICLGEGFIYMIIGRLCFTAVENKVRNSGSLERF; translated from the coding sequence ATGAGACGGTTTAGGGTTGTTATGGCAGTTGCAAAAAAGGAATTGGCTCAGATGACCCGTTACCCAACCTGGATAATACAGTTTATAGTATGGCCTCTTATATTTCCGCTCATATATATATTAAGTGCAGTGGGCATGGCCGGCCCTCAAAAGTCGGGCCTTGCGGCATTTGACAGCGTCGCAGGGACCAGAAATTATATGGGATTTATCGTTATAGGCACAATGGTATGGATGTGGGTAAATACTGTCATGTGGAATTTTGGTACTTTTTTGAGGGACGAACAGATGAGGGGCACTTTAGAATCAAACTGGTTATGCCCTATAAAAAAGGTGGATTTTCTTATTGGAGGCGCATCATTCTCCATGATAGTATCCGTACTGTTGACTTTGGTATCTGTAATAGAATACAGATTTGTATACGGGATACATTTTACAGGCAGCGTATTAAGCTGGATACTTTCCTTTTCGGTTATGATACCAGGTGTATATGGACTTGGGACTATGTTTGCAAGTCTGGTCCTCTGGGTCAAGGAGACAGGTGCGGCGGTCCAGCTTGTAAGAGGGAGCATAATGATCCTGTGCGGCATAACATTTCCCGCAGCCATAATGCCTGGGTGGATGCAATTCATCGCAAAATTTATGCCTTTTACATTTGGAATTTCTGCAACAAGGACTATCATGATAAACGGTGGCAGCATACTGGATGCACTGGCTGATATGTTGATTTGCCTGGGCGAGGGCTTTATTTATATGATTATCGGAAGGCTTTGTTTTACTGCGGTAGAAAACAAAGTCAGAAATTCCGGCTCGCTGGAAAGATTTTAA